Proteins from a genomic interval of Lelliottia amnigena:
- the rmuC_2 gene encoding DNA recombination protein RmuC, which translates to MKEQLSNAANKYDTLQGNYGELQSQYTKLETAQQEREASHNREVASFETQKASLVEQFKVLSGEILETKTKSLQESSKSTLSALMNPFQQSIDSFKKEVQEIHHRETTQQGELRKELESLKELNQKSRLRHMNYPPHYAGRKSCRVTGEK; encoded by the coding sequence TTGAAAGAACAGCTTTCTAATGCAGCAAATAAATACGATACCCTGCAGGGAAACTATGGGGAATTGCAGAGCCAATACACTAAACTTGAAACTGCGCAGCAAGAGCGCGAAGCTAGCCATAACCGAGAAGTTGCCAGTTTCGAAACTCAGAAGGCCAGCTTGGTTGAGCAATTTAAAGTGCTGTCCGGCGAGATTCTTGAGACAAAAACAAAGTCTTTGCAGGAAAGTAGTAAATCAACGTTAAGCGCACTGATGAATCCGTTCCAGCAATCAATTGATAGCTTTAAAAAAGAAGTACAGGAAATACATCATCGCGAAACTACTCAGCAAGGTGAGCTACGTAAGGAGCTGGAGTCTCTTAAAGAGTTAAATCAAAAATCACGACTGAGGCACATGAATTATCCACCGCATTACGCGGGCAGAAAAAGCTGCAGGGTAACTGGGGAGAAATGA
- a CDS encoding ATP-dependent helicase HepA, whose protein sequence is MLLIEQNIEQALYVKQRRASLLSAHQAEPELPLALRENIVLREHQRKGVAWLQQLFLKSPTETTGCLLADDMGLGKTLQILTFLVWHIEQFPNGDPALIVAPVSLLDNWEREVGNFFYRDQISILKLYGNELRDKKCPKESLPSEIRNKGIKNLLQNDWVGDARIVLTTYETLRDQEFSLARQSWSIMVCDEAQKIKNPAALITHSAKAIQARFKVACTGTPVENTLVDLWCLFDFVQPGLLGALNNFGKDYLRPIEQQGDEVALEKLRKLIEPQTLRRIKEDVARDLPAKIEDQICKKLSMLPLQRDLYTHSIAKWRSQQEMSEGLEQRGAGMLGLLHRLKLICALPYSVSADLRMRDNAPKVKWMLETLRRIQRSSDDKVIIFTELRDIQRELQQMVLHNFGFKPFIINGDTSTKSGSSQNRQSLIDQFQDAEGFNAIILSTVAVGFGVNVQKANHVIHFTRCWNPAKEDQATDRAYRIGQTKDVYVYYPTVRDSELMTFEETLDELLNRRRALARDMLKGASELTVADFEAVLVS, encoded by the coding sequence GTGTTACTGATTGAGCAGAATATCGAACAAGCTCTTTACGTCAAGCAGCGGCGTGCATCATTGTTATCAGCTCATCAAGCTGAGCCAGAGCTACCTTTAGCCCTAAGAGAAAACATCGTGTTACGGGAACATCAGCGTAAAGGTGTTGCCTGGTTACAACAGCTCTTTCTCAAGTCACCGACTGAAACTACCGGTTGTTTACTGGCAGACGATATGGGACTTGGGAAGACGCTGCAGATCCTCACATTTTTGGTTTGGCATATTGAACAATTTCCGAATGGCGACCCAGCTTTGATCGTAGCCCCTGTATCATTACTTGATAACTGGGAACGTGAAGTGGGTAATTTTTTCTATCGTGATCAAATTTCAATATTAAAACTGTATGGGAATGAGTTACGAGATAAAAAATGTCCTAAGGAAAGTCTCCCGTCTGAGATAAGAAATAAAGGTATTAAAAATTTATTGCAAAATGACTGGGTCGGCGATGCACGTATCGTCCTTACAACCTATGAAACATTGCGAGATCAAGAGTTTTCTCTGGCACGCCAATCATGGTCTATCATGGTTTGTGATGAGGCCCAAAAGATTAAAAACCCGGCGGCATTAATAACCCACTCAGCTAAGGCCATTCAAGCCCGATTTAAAGTGGCATGCACCGGTACACCCGTTGAAAATACATTGGTTGATTTATGGTGCCTGTTTGACTTTGTCCAGCCTGGACTTCTCGGTGCATTAAATAATTTTGGTAAGGACTATTTACGCCCTATCGAACAACAGGGCGATGAAGTTGCTCTTGAAAAGCTCCGTAAATTAATCGAACCCCAGACTCTTCGTAGAATTAAAGAAGATGTGGCACGAGATCTCCCTGCAAAAATTGAAGACCAGATCTGTAAAAAATTAAGCATGTTGCCACTGCAGCGTGATCTCTATACTCATTCGATAGCGAAGTGGCGAAGCCAGCAGGAAATGAGTGAGGGCCTTGAGCAGCGTGGGGCCGGTATGCTTGGTTTATTACATCGTCTTAAGTTGATTTGCGCCTTGCCTTATTCAGTCAGTGCTGACTTACGTATGCGTGACAATGCTCCGAAAGTTAAGTGGATGCTTGAAACGCTAAGGCGCATACAACGATCTTCTGATGATAAGGTAATTATTTTTACTGAGTTGCGTGATATTCAGCGGGAATTACAGCAGATGGTATTACACAACTTTGGTTTTAAGCCTTTTATTATCAATGGAGATACCAGTACTAAATCTGGAAGCAGTCAAAACCGTCAAAGCCTGATAGACCAATTTCAGGATGCCGAGGGATTTAACGCCATTATACTTTCAACTGTTGCTGTCGGTTTTGGTGTCAATGTACAGAAAGCCAACCATGTTATTCACTTTACGCGTTGTTGGAATCCAGCAAAAGAAGATCAGGCAACAGACCGCGCTTATCGTATTGGCCAAACAAAAGATGTTTATGTTTATTACCCTACGGTCCGTGATAGTGAATTAATGACTTTTGAAGAAACACTGGATGAGTTGCTTAATCGTCGTCGTGCTCTGGCAAGAGACATGTTAAAAGGAGCATCAGAATTAACCGTTGCCGATTTTGAGGCTGTACTGGTTAGTTAA